The sequence TATTTGATTGTGTAATATGCTAGGATTTATACCTGAATTTGCATTCTTTCGCCCAAGCTCTTCACTAATTGCGAGCTTCAAAGAAGGAAAGCCTTTAAATCCTATTTTTTGACTAAATTTAACAATGGCAGATTGACTCACACCCATAATTTCAGCAAGTTGCTGTGACGATAAAGTGATTGTTTTTTCTGGATTATCTAAAATATAGTCTGCTATTTTTCGCTGATTTGTAGCCATACCTGGCTTTATCCAGGCAATTTTCGTTAATGTTGGCATAATGACAATATCCACTTCGAGTATTATATAGTTATATATGGAATAATTCTTGATACAGCGTTTAATATCTCAAGTAATTAATTTTTTAGAATAAAATCAATTAAAAATAGAAAATAAACAATAATAAAGTATAGAAAAAATCACCTTATTATTGGAATGCTTATTTTTATAATAGTTTTATAATTATCGTTTCAATCAGACCTAGATTCATCAATTCCTACTTTTATAATAATTAATTTATTTCCCGCTCTATTTTAAATAATAATTTATTCTTTTAAGTCAATAGCGTGATATAGACCTAATCTATTTGCACTCAATAATTTTTTATTTTCAAATACTTCCATTAAGTTAACAACAAGTTAAAACATAAATGTAATAAAATTTGCTTTAATAGAAACCCATAAAAAGAATAAATAATTCCTATATAAAATAGTTATTTTTCAATTTTAGTGATGTAAATAATGAGAAATAAAAACCAAATAGTTAAATAATAGGCTCTCTATATAATGACTCAAAATTAATCATCATTTTTATAAAGCGTATTTTAACATGAATGGCAGCACCAGTGAGCGATCGTAGATCTCTCTTTTTATAGAGAAATACTCTTTTTTTGACACATATCAAGGGAGATCATTTTAACCAATCTTAAAAAAGCATCATTTAAATCAAAAAAGTTTAATTACCTCTTGATTTATACCTATTTTCTGAATTTACTCTATCCAAATCAAAGGGACACAGAGTGCCGTTAATAATCCCATTGCGATATTGAACATAAACCAAGAGCGTCTGTTTTGTAAAAATAGGCTAATTAATGTCCCACCTAATATCCAAACAATACCAGCAACGAAATTAACAATGACCATGACAATACTAATAGCAATCACAGAGCTATAATAAGCATCACCTGATAAACTGAAGCTTCCTACTGCGCCTAATCCCATCATCCACGCCTTTGGATTTAGAAATTGCAATAATCCGCCCTGAACCCCACTTACAGCATGGCGTGTTTTTGCTGGAATATCTAAACGCTGATAAGATGATGTTGCTGTTTTCCAAGCAAGCCAAAGCAAATACGCACTCCCAACTATCTTCAATCCGATATGCAGTGCAGGATAAATTATCAATAATGCGGCAACACCAAATGCAGAGCTCAATAAAACGCATTGCATGCCTAGCATAATACCGGCCATTAACTTTAACGAGCCTTTAAAGCCTACATTTGCCCCTGATGAAGTAAGCAGTAAGTTGTTTGGCCCTGGTGTTATTGCGGCAATAAACAGGAAAACAGTTAACGAAAAAATAAGGCTAATTGTCATGGGACATGCTCAAAGATGTGACAGACGTTTTATTTTCACCGAAAATAGCAGTATGTTATTTAGCAAACAAGTGTTAATTCATTTTGATAGACGGAAAATATGTCTCAATACTTTAATCCAATGCGTTGGGCTAAAAATCCACATTTACAAACGCTTTTACCAAGAATTGTACGTAGGACGCCACAACTGACTCCATATTGGCAACGTCTTAATCTTCCAGACAACGATTTTGTCGATTTAGCGTGGAGTGAAGATCCGACAACCGCACTCAATAAACCCCGTTTAGTCATCTTTCATGGCTTAGAGGGGGGATTTAGTAGCCCTTATGCTCACGGTATGTTAGCCGCAGCAAAAGAGAGAGGCTGGCTAAGCGTTGTGATGCACTTCAGAGGATGTAGTGGTGAACCCAATAGACAAAATCGTATTTATCACTCAGGTGAAACGGGAGATGCTCGCTACTTCTTAAATTGGTTGAAAAAGGAATTTGGTGAGCAACCAACCGCCGCTGTTGGCTATTCGCTTGGTGGAAATATGCTTGCCTATTATCTCGCAGAAAGTGGTGAAAATGCAGTTGTAGATGCAGCCGTTATTGTCTCCGCACCATTAATGCTAGAGCCATGCTCAGCAAAAATTGAACATGGTTTTTCTCGTTTTTATCAATGGTATCTGTTAAAAGAACTCAAAAATAACGCAACACGAAAACTTATACGCTATCCCGATTCCTTACCTATCAGCTTATTGACGATAAAATCCATCAAAAAACTACGCCAGTTTGACGATCTTATTACATCTAAAATTCACGGATTTAAAGATGCGTTAGATTATTATCGCCAATGCAGTGCATTACCTTTATTAAATAAAATAAAGAAAACTACACTTATCATTCATGCTAAAGATGATCCATTTATGTCTGCGGATGTTATTCCTGATGTTAAAACACTCCCAAACAACATTGAATATCAACTTACAGAGTTTGGCGGCCATGTAGGGTTTGTTGGTGGGAAACTCTCTAAACCCGTGATGTGGCTAGAAAGTCGTATCCCTGATTGGTTAGCAACTTATTTGGAGAAAGCAAAATGATAATACCTTGGAACGAGCTTTCAACAGAAACACTAGACAATCTTATTGAAAGTTTCGTTTTACGAGAAGGTACTGATTATGGTATCCAAGAGAAAACGCTTGAACAAAAAGTCGCCGACGTAAAAAAACAACTTAAATCTGGTGAGGCCGTGTTAGTTTGGTCTGAACTTCATGAGAGCGTCAATATTATGCCTGCATCGCAGTTTCGCTCTGGTTAGTTATTCAAAGCCAGCGATGTATCGCCATCAATAAGGGCCAACCTTATTTAGCAAAAGGATAACCTATGTCAATCAAGCATCCGATCATCGCAGTAACGGGCTCAAGTGGTGCCGGAACGACCACAACAAGCCAAGCTTTTCGTAAAATATTCCAACAACTCAATGCAAATGCTGCATTGATTGATGGAGATAGCTTCCATCGCTATACTCGCCCTGAAATGGATATGGCGATAAGAAAAGCGAGAGAACAAGGTAGACATATCAGCTATTTTGGCCCTGAAGCAAATGATTTTAACTTACTGAGTAAGACCTTAAGTCAATATAGTGATACAGGACAAGGTCAATCTCGCAAGTATTTACACTCTTATGATGAAGCAACACCCTACAACCAATTACCAGGAACATTTACACCTTGGGAGCCATTAGCCAATAATACGGATGTTCTTTTTTATGAAGGATTACACGGCGGCGTTGTTACCAACGAACATAATGTAGCTCAACATGTTGATCTATTAGTCGGTGTTGTTCCTATCGTAAACCTAGAGTGGATACAAAAGCTTATACGAGACACCACAGAAAGAGGACACTCACAAGAGGCGGTAAGAGATTCGGTTGTACGCTCAATGGATGATTATATTAGTTACATTATTCCTCAATTCTCACGCACACACATTAACTTCCAACGAGTTCCAACGGTCGACACTTCAAATCCTTTTTCAGCCAAAGCAATCCCGACTCTTGATGAAAGCTTTATCGTTATTCGTTTTCGAGGCTTAACCGATATAGATTTTCCCTATTTACTTGCAATGTTGCATGGCTCATTTATGTCAACAATAAACACTATTGTTGTACCGGGCGGGAAATTAGGATTAGCGATGGAATTAATTATGGCACCATTAGTCAAAAAATTATTAAATGGTGAAAAGATAAGTTAACCAAAATAGAATTTATCTCTCTAAAAATAATATCCCATTTATTAAGGGATATTATTTTTTAAATTAAACTTTATTTTAAAATATCAAAATTAGTCAGCATTCTTTATTTCAAATGAATGTGTAATATTAGCTGCTTTTCCTAGCATTAAAGAAACAGAACAATATTTTTCTGCGGATAATTGAACTGCTCGTTCTACAATTTTATCCGTTAATTCTTTACCTGAAACAATAAAATGCAAATTGATATCAGTAAATAAACGAGGGGCTTCTTCACGTCGCTCTGATGTTAATTTTACTTCACAATCAGTCACTTGATGACGACCCTTACGTAAAATACTGACAACATCAATAGCACTACATCCACCTGCAGCCATTAATACCATTTCCATTGGACTTGGAGCTTTATCACCCGAATTTCCATCCATCATAATTTGATGGCCAGATGAAGATTCGCCGACAAAAGATAAATCTTCAACCCACTTAACTCGTGCTTCCATTTATTTTCCCCTAAAAGATGACATAGACTAAAAGAGTACATTCTCATAATTCAACTAGCAATTAGCAAATAGGTTTATTATGCTGACTGCGTAAAACGAGACTTAATGCACTAATTGTGTTAAAAACAATATCTGCTTGATGATAGTGGTTAAGATCAATGCATTATTTTCTCATTTATTATAATCTACTCCATATTAACTTACCGTCTTCTCAGGAAGTTAATAGGTAAAGCTAGGATTTTTAAGCATGCTGTCTCAAAAAGGAACCTATCCGTTTTGAAAGGCTGCATTTAACGTACAGAGGATAACGCGAATGGTTCTCGGCAAGCCGCAAACAGACCCGACTCTTGAATGGTTTTTGTCACACTGCCATATTCACAAATATCCATCCAAGAGCACGCTGATCCACCAAGGTGAGAAAGCGGAAACACTTTATTATATTGTTAAAGGTTCCGTGGCTGTTCTTATTAAAGATGAAGAAGGAAAAGAAATGATCCTCTCCTACCTAAATCAGGGGGATTTCATCGGTGAACTTGGATTATTTGAAGAAGATCAAGAACGTAGTGCATGGGTTAGAGCAAAAACAGCCTGTGAAGTAGCAGAAATTTCCTATAAAAAATTCCGCCAATTAATTCAGGTTAACCCTGATATTCTGATGCGCCTGTCTGCTCAAATGGCGAATAGATTACAAACGACATCAGAAAAAGTAGGCAACCTTGCTTTCCTTGATGTAACAGGTCGTATTGCACAAACTTTATTAAACTTAGCAAAACAGCCTGACGCAATGACACATCCTGATGGCATGCAAATTAAAATTACACGTCAGGAGATTGGTCAAATCGTTGGTTGTTCACGCGAAACAGTAGGCCGTATTCTGAAAATGTTGGAAGATCAAAACTTGATCTCCGCACACGGTAAAACTATCGTCGTTTACGGGACTCGCTAAGTATCCCCACTCGAATAAATAATAGCCATAAAAGTGCTATTGGTATACTTGTTGTATAAACCCCATCCTCGTTGATGGGGTTTTTAGTCAATACTACCCTCTTACAAATTCCGCAATAGCCGCTTTTAATGCCACCATTCCTTCTTGTAGCTCTTCTTGGGTAATAATTAACGATGGCGTAAAACGCATCACATCGGCTCCTGCGTTTAACATCATTAAACCATGTTTGGTAGCAAGAGCCAGTAACTCTTTGGCTTTACCTTTATATTGTGGTGCCAATTGCGCACCAATCAATAAACCTTGCCCACGGATTTGCGAAAAGACATTGTACGTTTGATTAATGTCCATCAGTTCATCTACAATCCATTGATAGCGCTTTTCTACCCCCGCAAGTACCTCAGGTGTATTAATCAAATCAAATGCAGCATTGCCCACAGCACAAGCTAATGGATTTCCCCCATAAGTTGTACCATGAGTCCCTACGCCCATAGCAGAAGCTATCTCATGTGTCGTTAACATCGCGCTTAGTGGAAAACCACTTCCTAGCGCTTTTGCAGTTGTAATAATATCGGGTGTCACATCATAGTTCATATAGGCGAAAAGCTTGCCTGTACGCCCCATACCTGTTTGTACTTCATCAAGAACAAGCAGGGCTTGATGCTTATCGCACAACTCACGTAGCCCTTCCATAAACTCAGGTGTTGCTGCCGTTACCCCCCCCTCACCTTGAATTGGCTCTAAAATGACAGCGCAAGTGTGATCGTCTATTACCGCTTTAACCGCATCCAAGTCATTAAAAGGAACATGCACGATATCTGCTGGCTTAGGACCAAAACCATCTGCATATTTAGGTTGCCCACCCACAGAGACTGTAAACAGCGTTCTGCCATGGAATGCATGGTGAAAAGCAATAATTTTCGTTTTATAAGGACTATGGCGAGTAATGGCATAATGGCGAGCCAATTTAAATGCTGCCTCGTTCGCTTCTGCGCCTGAATTGGCAAAAAAGACACGTTCTGCAAATGTATTATCGATTAATTTTTGTGCTAAACGTAATGCAGGTTCATTAGTAAAAATATTACTAACATGCCAAAGTTGTTCACTTTGTTCTTTTAAGGCTTGATTAAGAGCA comes from Proteus vulgaris and encodes:
- the argD gene encoding bifunctional acetylornithine/succinyldiaminopimelate transaminase, coding for MTKQSINRATYDQVMLPIYSPAEFIPVKGMGSRVWDQQGKSYIDFAGGIAVLALGHAHPALNQALKEQSEQLWHVSNIFTNEPALRLAQKLIDNTFAERVFFANSGAEANEAAFKLARHYAITRHSPYKTKIIAFHHAFHGRTLFTVSVGGQPKYADGFGPKPADIVHVPFNDLDAVKAVIDDHTCAVILEPIQGEGGVTAATPEFMEGLRELCDKHQALLVLDEVQTGMGRTGKLFAYMNYDVTPDIITTAKALGSGFPLSAMLTTHEIASAMGVGTHGTTYGGNPLACAVGNAAFDLINTPEVLAGVEKRYQWIVDELMDINQTYNVFSQIRGQGLLIGAQLAPQYKGKAKELLALATKHGLMMLNAGADVMRFTPSLIITQEELQEGMVALKAAIAEFVRG
- the crp gene encoding cAMP-activated global transcriptional regulator CRP — translated: MVLGKPQTDPTLEWFLSHCHIHKYPSKSTLIHQGEKAETLYYIVKGSVAVLIKDEEGKEMILSYLNQGDFIGELGLFEEDQERSAWVRAKTACEVAEISYKKFRQLIQVNPDILMRLSAQMANRLQTTSEKVGNLAFLDVTGRIAQTLLNLAKQPDAMTHPDGMQIKITRQEIGQIVGCSRETVGRILKMLEDQNLISAHGKTIVVYGTR
- a CDS encoding hydrolase, coding for MSQYFNPMRWAKNPHLQTLLPRIVRRTPQLTPYWQRLNLPDNDFVDLAWSEDPTTALNKPRLVIFHGLEGGFSSPYAHGMLAAAKERGWLSVVMHFRGCSGEPNRQNRIYHSGETGDARYFLNWLKKEFGEQPTAAVGYSLGGNMLAYYLAESGENAVVDAAVIVSAPLMLEPCSAKIEHGFSRFYQWYLLKELKNNATRKLIRYPDSLPISLLTIKSIKKLRQFDDLITSKIHGFKDALDYYRQCSALPLLNKIKKTTLIIHAKDDPFMSADVIPDVKTLPNNIEYQLTEFGGHVGFVGGKLSKPVMWLESRIPDWLATYLEKAK
- a CDS encoding LysE family translocator — its product is MTISLIFSLTVFLFIAAITPGPNNLLLTSSGANVGFKGSLKLMAGIMLGMQCVLLSSAFGVAALLIIYPALHIGLKIVGSAYLLWLAWKTATSSYQRLDIPAKTRHAVSGVQGGLLQFLNPKAWMMGLGAVGSFSLSGDAYYSSVIAISIVMVIVNFVAGIVWILGGTLISLFLQNRRSWFMFNIAMGLLTALCVPLIWIE
- a CDS encoding YheU family protein, with translation MIIPWNELSTETLDNLIESFVLREGTDYGIQEKTLEQKVADVKKQLKSGEAVLVWSELHESVNIMPASQFRSG
- a CDS encoding phosphoribulokinase, yielding MSIKHPIIAVTGSSGAGTTTTSQAFRKIFQQLNANAALIDGDSFHRYTRPEMDMAIRKAREQGRHISYFGPEANDFNLLSKTLSQYSDTGQGQSRKYLHSYDEATPYNQLPGTFTPWEPLANNTDVLFYEGLHGGVVTNEHNVAQHVDLLVGVVPIVNLEWIQKLIRDTTERGHSQEAVRDSVVRSMDDYISYIIPQFSRTHINFQRVPTVDTSNPFSAKAIPTLDESFIVIRFRGLTDIDFPYLLAMLHGSFMSTINTIVVPGGKLGLAMELIMAPLVKKLLNGEKIS
- a CDS encoding OsmC family protein, which codes for MEARVKWVEDLSFVGESSSGHQIMMDGNSGDKAPSPMEMVLMAAGGCSAIDVVSILRKGRHQVTDCEVKLTSERREEAPRLFTDINLHFIVSGKELTDKIVERAVQLSAEKYCSVSLMLGKAANITHSFEIKNAD